The genome window GGGGTTTTACCGGGGCACGCTCGCTTCGCTCGGTTAAACCCCTTGTCTCCTTTGGAGCCGCCCATGCCCCGGGACAAGCTGAATCTCTGCCTCGTCTGGCACCAGCATCAGCCGCTCTACCGCGATCCGGCCGCCGTCGCGGACCGCGGTAGCTACCGCCTGCCCTGGGTCCGGCTCCACGGGCTGCGCGACTATTTCGGCATGGCGGCGAGGCTCTGGGAGCGCCCCGGCCTGCGCTGCTGCGTCAACCTCACCCCGATTCTGGTCCGGCAGATTTTGGATTACCTCTCGGGCGCGACGGACCGGCTC of bacterium contains these proteins:
- a CDS encoding glycoside hydrolase; the protein is MPRDKLNLCLVWHQHQPLYRDPAAVADRGSYRLPWVRLHGLRDYFGMAARLWERPGLRCCVNLTPILVRQILDYLSGATDRLWELTEKSVDGLDPAETLLLLRDAFDADRGNQINNHPRYAELCARYSLLSQSLADLDLWPENDIPSGLAMTAG